A stretch of the Vitis vinifera cultivar Pinot Noir 40024 chromosome 16, ASM3070453v1 genome encodes the following:
- the LOC100245692 gene encoding septum site-determining protein minD homolog, chloroplastic gives MLSPQLLPKTPNPLSSIYTPNPFKSLNPKTLKPSKPNFKPKPHNPTTIQSVLQWNRKPQLAGDTPRVVVITSGKGGVGKTTTTANVGLSLARLGFSVVAIDADVGLRNLDLLLGLENRVNYTVVEVLNGDCRLDQALVRDKRWSNFELLCISKPRSKLPIGFGGKALTWLVDALKAREEGSPDFILIDCPAGIDAGFITAIAPANEAVLVTTPDITSLRDADRVTGLLECDGIKDIKMIVNRVRTDMIKGEDMMSVLDVQEMLGLALLGVIPEDSEVIRSTNRGYPLVLNKPPTLAGLAFEQAAWRLVEQDSMQAVVVEEEPKKRGFFSFFGG, from the coding sequence ATGTTGTCTCCCCAACTCCTCCCCAAAACCCCTAATCCATTATCTTCTATCTACACGCCAAACCCTTTTAAATCCTTAAACCCCAAAACCCTCAAACCCTCCAAGCCAAACTTCAAGCCCAAACCTCACAACCCCACTACCATTCAATCGGTTCTTCAGTGGAACCGCAAACCCCAGCTCGCCGGGGACACCCCCCGCGTCGTCGTCATCACTTCCGGCAAAGGCGGCGTCGGCAAGACTACCACCACCGCCAATGTCGGCCTCTCCTTAGCCCGCCTAGGCTTCTCTGTCGTCGCCATTGACGCCGACGTCGGCCTTCGCAACCTCGACCTCCTCCTCGGCCTCGAAAACCGTGTGAACTACACCGTCGTTGAAGTCCTCAACGGCGATTGCAGACTCGACCAAGCTTTGGTTCGCGACAAGCGGTGGTCGAATTTCGAGTTGCTGTGTATTTCAAAACCCAGATCGAAACTCCCGATTGGATTCGGAGGAAAAGCCCTAACTTGGCTTGTGGATGCCCTTAAAGCTCGTGAAGAAGGATCGCCGGACTTCATTCTGATTGATTGCCCAGCCGGCATTGACGCCGGATTCATTACGGCGATCGCTCCGGCGAATGAGGCGGTTTTGGTGACCACTCCGGATATTACAAGCTTGAGAGATGCTGATAGAGTTACTGGACTGCTCGAGTGCGATGGAATCAAGGATATAAAAATGATTGTGAACCGGGTTCGGACGGATATGATAAAAGGCGAAGACATGATGTCCGTTCTTGATGTTCAAGAAATGCTAGGATTGGCATTGTTGGGAGTGATTCCAGAGGATTCCGAGGTGATTCGGAGCACAAATAGGGGGTACCCACTTGTGTTGAATAAGCCTCCCACATTGGCAGGATTGGCATTTGAGCAAGCAGCATGGAGGCTTGTTGAGCAGGATAGTATGCAGGCTGTTGTGGTAGAGGAGGAGCCAAAGAAGAGAgggtttttctcattttttggaGGATAA